One genomic region from Thalassomonas viridans encodes:
- a CDS encoding phytanoyl-CoA dioxygenase family protein encodes MYDVIHSTREIGYGVFKACFSDSEVNTIKSRIDCYINNQDYGVVYEEDGSTIRGIHGLHLKDDFFSGLIKDPRLLNLAEEHLGSKCYLHQLKINFKRPFKGAPWPWHQDFPYWKEGDGILKPDLINIAIFIDDASMLHGSLCMIPKSHLLGNISKKVIDETSWKADVSSNLTYQIEKQHIERLTANDNFEFITGKAGDVLVFDPLVIHASGNNISTYDRRLLILTYNSVDNLPVNPKHQRPDFLSANDYTPLSAI; translated from the coding sequence ATGTATGACGTAATCCACTCAACCAGAGAGATAGGCTATGGGGTTTTTAAAGCTTGTTTCAGTGACAGTGAAGTAAATACGATTAAAAGTCGTATCGACTGTTATATAAATAACCAAGATTACGGGGTTGTATATGAAGAAGACGGATCAACGATCAGAGGTATACATGGGCTTCATCTTAAAGATGATTTCTTTTCCGGTTTGATTAAGGATCCCCGTCTTTTAAATTTAGCCGAGGAACATTTAGGCTCAAAATGTTATTTACATCAGCTTAAAATCAATTTTAAAAGACCGTTTAAGGGGGCGCCCTGGCCCTGGCATCAGGATTTTCCATACTGGAAAGAAGGGGATGGCATTTTAAAACCGGACCTTATCAATATCGCAATATTTATCGACGATGCGTCTATGCTGCATGGTTCGCTATGTATGATCCCGAAAAGTCATTTGCTGGGAAATATCTCTAAAAAAGTTATTGACGAAACTAGCTGGAAGGCTGACGTATCCAGCAATTTAACCTACCAAATAGAAAAGCAACATATTGAAAGGCTAACAGCTAATGATAATTTTGAGTTCATCACAGGTAAAGCCGGGGATGTTCTTGTTTTCGACCCCCTGGTTATACATGCATCAGGCAATAATATCTCAACCTATGACCGGCGGTTGCTTATCTTAACCTATAACTCTGTCGATAATTTACCTGTTAATCCTAAACATCAAAGACCTGATTTTTTAAGCGCGAATGACTACACGCCTTTGTCAGCAATATAA
- a CDS encoding non-ribosomal peptide synthetase, translating into MSFIEFLAYCKAKKINFSLSGEQLKVNAPENTLLPDVVGLLRQFKPELIELLKGEPGAKASISDIEHVERTNDLLPSFGQEQLWFIDSLYNSRDAYHFTRILTFKGHLNIAALTAAFDAIIQRHESLRTTFLEKNGALYQQVNETSLTEIPFTDFSGLDVEAAISASEKVQRECAQKAFNLSADGMLRLQLIRLSQGHYQLVLVLHHIASDGWSLGVLVTEFTALYHQFLRGETLALPGLPVQYADYANWQRKALQPKHFEGLIGYWQEKLAGCADLHSLPLDKPRPPEQSFNGKSYLKPMAPALTSALKNKAAELGCTLFTVLESLFSVFISRYSGVDDVVIGTPVANRHHENVEGLIGYFVNMVPLRHRIEADVTFNEYLLRTSQEIAEAFEHQQLPFDHLVQATVNSRSQRYNPLVQICFVLQSNEIPELTLADVTCKISQLETSAAIFDLQLEVTEVDDGLSLHWQYATDVFETATIERMASHFELLVTNVLAQPDTLLKQLEFITPAERHQQLVEWNDTAAGYAKDKCIHELFEAQVKATPDAIAVVFEESRLTYGELNQQANQLAHYLVRERNVTPDTLVGLCVERSLDMIVGIMGIVKAGGAYVPLDPNYPRARMAYMLDDANLATVLTQEKLKAQIPVSDRQAVALDSEAMLAQLQAQPTDNIVVGALTANHLAYVIYTSGSTGNPKGVMVEHKALHNRIHWMDREYGCTPEDKILQKTPFSFDVSVWEFFWPLSAGAQLVFAIPEGHKDSVYLAKLIQARNITKLHFVPSMLAHMLASDKLSRCNSLQQVFCSGEALLSQHVRAFFSQLSGAELHNLYGPTEAAIDVSYWQCTKAATANVPIGRPINNIQLYVLNDMTVPPVGVAGELHIGGAGLARGYLNRAELTREKFIPNPFVDKTKLNTGPNSSERLYKTGDLVRYLPDGNLEFLGRIDHQVKIRGFRIELGEIEQQLLSHDEVNDAVVVALESGEGDKRLAAYVTCDNATAMLAGDEEACTLRRDFLDSLKASLAQDLPDYMVPSAFMLLEQLPLTPNGKVDRKGLPAPDISQQQKAYVAPVTETELRLCDIWQEVLGLEQVGMKDNFFDLGGHSLLATKLVAAVNTHLGIEAPLKLLFSAPTLAEFSSELAALTPSHTRPAIYPVSREQDLLPSFAQQRLWLLDKIDGSNAHYNMPGTLRLAGDLNIEVLTRALGAIVERHESLRTCFVEGDDGQPLQVIRPFSGIEVPVTDISLLPAAERESDLAGLVSAEANKAFDLSADLMLRAQLVKMSGDEHVLLVTMHHIASDGWSMGILIKEFSALYGAYVRGEEDPLSPLEIQYADYARWQRDWLQGEVLDEQVGYWQQQLAGIPVVHSLPLDNPRPKVQTFNGAYHHSVIDSQLHDKLNGLCREMGATLFMGLHAAFSVLLARYSNETDIVVGSPIANREQAEIAKVIGFFLNTLVLRSDLSGNPSFAALLEQSKQMLLDAYAHQQVPFEQLVEKLQPERNLSHSALFQVMLVLQNNEQGALELPGLTLSPVEQSEDISKYDLTLYVTERESGLQLDWEYNTDLFNGGTIERLAKHFELLLAGLVNHPQEGVFALDMLPAEEIHQQLVQWNATQADYPKDKCIHTLFEEQVQRTPDAVALVFEETRMSYGELNEQANRLAHFLRTQYQIGPDTLVGLCLERSPVMVVGILAILKAGGAYIPLSPALPPSRLHSLVTAAQVGLVLSDANTRELLPSLAADVVALDAPDFVRDLQRYAAANIPAAALGLSEQNLAYIIYTSGSTGTPKGVMIEHRACINHCYAMVSALSLHAGDSIAQTAALSFDISVWQTLTMLLVGGRTVIIEDDTVKSPAALLAAVDRHQVSVLQIVPALMNLVLDECSGETRQLKSLKVMSVTGEACPVSLQQRWEAAFGHIPLLNAYGPAECADDVLLYSNKAIAHEHLALFSRRESEVRGYCRDFPALFDKATGSELFDHSGRRYLDLFSGAGALNYGHNNPVLKSSLLDYLNEDGITHSLDLFTRAKARFLQVFEQHILTPRALDYKVMFPGPTGTNAVEASLKLARKATGRKWVAHCKNSFHGMSMGSLSVCGGSAFKDRAGIPLGYTREIAFVSREDKYDEDVALKCRQEIEAIEELPAAIILEVVQAEGGINVAHGQWLQDLFAYARQQGILLIVDDIQAGCGRTGRFFSFEHFGVTPDLVCLSKSIGGYGLPMSLVLIRPELDVFSPAEHNGTFRGNNHAFITGAKAIEYYWGDGGFEQEVQARAAYLKQGLAALIAKYPALQGQYKGLGMMQGIACTPAALVSQIKQQAFEQQVVIEAAGRQDEVLKFLPALTMSKAQLAACLTIMDRVIGQVLAPAGTSQPMSTMPIGKPIGNLRVYVVDEHGQLMPRGAVGELWVAGDGLARGYFNQAGMTHERFVEREIAGRVERVYKTGDLVRWLPDGNMEYIGRLDHQVKIRGFRIELGEIEHQLLSHEAVNDAVVAAQVSDSGDKRLVAYVTHDNAAAMLGGDDKAQGLRHGFIDALKAALGGCLPEYMVPSFFVVLERLPLTRNGKVDRQGLPVPDMSQQQQAYVAPSTDTEKLLCDIWQEVLGVEQVGITDNFFALGGHSLLATSLVNQINQRFNITLAIKDFFEHQSLDSQSRLVENELKLVELIVSQDKYQEVSESEFEI; encoded by the coding sequence ATGTCATTTATAGAATTTTTGGCTTACTGCAAAGCGAAAAAAATTAATTTTTCTTTATCGGGCGAACAACTGAAAGTTAATGCGCCTGAAAATACTCTACTTCCTGATGTTGTTGGGCTGCTGCGACAATTCAAGCCGGAATTAATTGAGTTATTAAAAGGCGAACCCGGCGCCAAAGCTTCAATAAGTGACATTGAACATGTTGAGCGGACAAATGATTTACTGCCATCTTTCGGGCAAGAGCAGTTATGGTTTATCGATAGTCTATACAACAGCCGGGACGCTTATCACTTTACGCGTATTTTAACCTTTAAAGGGCATTTAAATATTGCTGCTTTAACGGCCGCTTTTGATGCCATCATACAGCGGCATGAAAGTTTGCGTACCACTTTTTTGGAAAAAAACGGCGCTTTGTATCAGCAAGTCAATGAGACAAGCTTAACCGAAATCCCCTTTACCGACTTTAGCGGGCTTGATGTCGAAGCTGCAATAAGCGCCAGTGAAAAAGTGCAGCGGGAATGTGCACAAAAGGCATTTAACCTTTCGGCCGACGGCATGTTAAGGCTGCAACTTATACGTTTATCTCAAGGGCATTATCAGCTGGTGCTTGTCTTGCACCATATCGCCTCAGATGGCTGGTCGTTAGGGGTGCTAGTCACTGAATTCACCGCCTTATACCATCAGTTTTTACGGGGTGAAACATTAGCCTTGCCCGGCTTGCCTGTCCAGTACGCCGATTATGCCAACTGGCAGCGAAAAGCGTTACAACCCAAGCATTTTGAGGGACTCATAGGTTACTGGCAGGAAAAGCTGGCCGGGTGTGCTGACTTGCATAGTTTGCCTCTGGATAAGCCGCGCCCGCCGGAGCAAAGCTTTAATGGTAAAAGCTACCTTAAACCTATGGCTCCTGCGTTAACGTCGGCACTGAAAAACAAAGCCGCTGAGCTTGGTTGTACCTTATTTACTGTTTTAGAAAGCCTGTTTTCAGTTTTTATCTCCCGTTATAGCGGTGTCGACGATGTTGTTATCGGGACACCTGTGGCCAATCGCCATCATGAAAATGTCGAAGGATTGATTGGTTATTTTGTCAATATGGTGCCATTGCGTCACCGGATAGAGGCAGATGTAACCTTTAATGAATATCTGCTTCGGACCAGCCAGGAAATCGCCGAGGCATTCGAGCACCAGCAGCTGCCCTTTGACCACTTGGTGCAGGCCACGGTCAATTCCAGAAGCCAGCGTTATAACCCGCTGGTGCAAATTTGTTTTGTCCTGCAAAGCAATGAAATACCCGAGCTGACATTAGCCGATGTCACCTGCAAAATCAGCCAACTGGAAACGTCAGCGGCCATATTTGATTTACAGTTAGAGGTCACTGAAGTTGATGATGGCTTAAGTCTTCACTGGCAATACGCGACCGACGTATTTGAAACCGCAACTATCGAAAGAATGGCGAGCCATTTCGAATTACTGGTCACTAATGTATTAGCCCAACCTGATACCTTGCTTAAACAGCTGGAGTTTATAACGCCTGCCGAGCGTCATCAGCAATTAGTTGAGTGGAACGATACCGCAGCCGGCTATGCCAAAGACAAGTGTATCCACGAGTTATTCGAAGCGCAGGTAAAAGCGACCCCCGATGCCATCGCCGTAGTTTTTGAAGAGAGCCGGTTAACTTATGGTGAATTAAACCAACAAGCGAATCAACTTGCGCATTATCTCGTTCGGGAAAGAAATGTTACCCCGGATACTTTAGTGGGGCTTTGTGTTGAGCGCTCGCTGGACATGATAGTGGGTATTATGGGGATAGTGAAAGCGGGCGGTGCGTATGTGCCGCTTGATCCTAACTACCCGCGAGCGCGTATGGCGTATATGCTGGATGATGCAAATTTAGCTACAGTGTTAACGCAAGAGAAACTCAAAGCGCAAATACCGGTCAGCGATAGGCAAGCGGTCGCGCTCGACAGTGAAGCTATGCTTGCGCAGTTGCAGGCACAGCCAACGGATAATATAGTCGTCGGGGCTTTAACGGCAAATCATCTGGCCTATGTCATATATACCTCCGGCTCCACCGGGAACCCGAAAGGGGTTATGGTGGAACATAAAGCCTTGCATAACCGCATCCATTGGATGGACAGAGAGTACGGCTGCACCCCGGAGGATAAAATCCTGCAAAAAACACCGTTCAGTTTTGATGTTTCGGTGTGGGAGTTTTTCTGGCCATTATCGGCAGGGGCGCAACTGGTGTTTGCCATCCCCGAAGGACATAAAGACTCTGTATATTTAGCTAAGTTAATTCAGGCCCGGAACATCACGAAATTACATTTTGTGCCCTCAATGCTGGCGCATATGTTGGCAAGTGATAAATTAAGCCGGTGCAACTCTTTGCAGCAAGTATTCTGTAGCGGAGAGGCCTTGCTTTCTCAGCATGTGCGGGCGTTTTTCTCACAGCTTTCCGGGGCAGAGTTGCATAATCTATACGGCCCGACTGAAGCAGCGATAGATGTGAGTTATTGGCAATGTACTAAAGCTGCCACCGCTAATGTGCCTATCGGCAGGCCTATAAACAACATTCAGTTGTATGTGTTGAATGATATGACGGTTCCGCCCGTTGGCGTAGCCGGGGAGTTGCATATCGGCGGTGCTGGTCTTGCACGCGGTTACTTAAACCGGGCAGAGCTCACGCGTGAGAAGTTTATCCCTAACCCGTTTGTTGATAAAACTAAGCTTAACACTGGGCCCAACAGCAGTGAGCGTTTATATAAAACCGGCGATTTAGTACGTTACCTGCCGGACGGTAACCTGGAATTCTTGGGGCGCATCGACCACCAGGTCAAAATACGCGGCTTCCGGATAGAGTTGGGGGAAATAGAGCAGCAATTATTATCACATGATGAAGTGAATGATGCCGTGGTTGTCGCCCTGGAAAGCGGGGAAGGGGATAAGCGCCTGGCGGCGTACGTAACCTGTGATAACGCAACAGCCATGCTTGCCGGTGATGAAGAGGCATGCACATTACGCCGTGATTTCCTTGATTCCCTAAAAGCAAGCCTGGCCCAAGACTTGCCCGATTACATGGTGCCCTCAGCCTTTATGCTGCTTGAACAGTTACCCTTAACCCCCAACGGCAAGGTGGACCGTAAGGGCTTACCGGCGCCTGATATCTCCCAGCAGCAAAAGGCCTATGTGGCCCCGGTGACCGAGACTGAGCTACGGTTATGTGACATCTGGCAAGAGGTGTTAGGGCTTGAGCAGGTGGGGATGAAAGATAATTTCTTCGACCTCGGCGGCCATTCATTGCTTGCAACGAAACTGGTTGCGGCGGTTAATACGCATCTAGGCATTGAAGCGCCGCTAAAGCTTTTGTTTAGCGCACCGACCCTTGCCGAATTCTCGTCAGAGTTGGCAGCACTAACCCCAAGCCATACCCGGCCGGCGATTTATCCCGTTTCTCGCGAACAGGACTTACTCCCCTCCTTTGCCCAACAGCGCTTATGGCTGCTGGATAAAATAGACGGCAGCAATGCGCATTATAATATGCCGGGTACCCTACGTTTGGCGGGTGATTTAAATATAGAGGTACTCACCAGGGCGTTAGGCGCCATAGTTGAGCGCCATGAGAGTTTACGGACCTGTTTTGTTGAAGGTGATGACGGCCAGCCTTTGCAGGTAATTCGTCCTTTTTCCGGCATTGAAGTGCCGGTGACGGATATTTCCTTATTGCCGGCAGCCGAGCGGGAATCAGATTTAGCTGGGCTTGTCTCGGCAGAGGCGAACAAGGCGTTCGACTTGAGTGCGGATCTGATGTTGCGGGCACAGCTTGTCAAAATGTCGGGTGATGAGCATGTATTACTGGTCACCATGCACCACATCGCCTCGGACGGCTGGTCGATGGGGATCTTGATCAAGGAGTTCAGTGCCCTATATGGGGCCTACGTGCGCGGTGAAGAAGACCCGTTATCCCCGCTTGAGATCCAATATGCCGATTATGCCCGGTGGCAGCGTGACTGGCTGCAGGGGGAAGTGTTGGATGAACAGGTCGGGTATTGGCAGCAACAACTGGCCGGCATCCCTGTGGTGCACAGCTTGCCGCTCGATAACCCGCGTCCTAAGGTGCAGACCTTCAACGGGGCTTATCACCACAGTGTCATCGACTCTCAGCTTCACGACAAACTCAACGGCTTGTGCCGGGAGATGGGGGCTACCTTGTTTATGGGGCTGCATGCCGCCTTTTCCGTGCTGTTGGCACGTTACAGCAACGAAACCGATATTGTTGTCGGCAGCCCGATAGCGAACCGGGAACAGGCTGAGATCGCGAAGGTTATCGGCTTTTTCCTCAATACTTTAGTGCTGCGCAGTGATTTATCCGGCAACCCGAGTTTTGCCGCCTTGCTTGAGCAGAGCAAACAGATGTTGCTGGATGCCTATGCGCACCAGCAGGTGCCGTTCGAGCAGCTGGTGGAAAAACTCCAGCCTGAGCGTAACCTGAGCCACAGCGCCCTGTTCCAGGTGATGCTGGTGTTGCAAAACAACGAACAAGGCGCGCTGGAGTTGCCGGGTTTAACCTTAAGTCCTGTCGAGCAGTCGGAGGATATCTCCAAGTATGACTTAACCCTTTATGTTACCGAGAGAGAAAGTGGCTTGCAGCTGGATTGGGAATACAATACCGATCTATTCAATGGGGGCACCATAGAGCGTTTGGCCAAGCATTTTGAGTTGTTGTTGGCGGGTTTGGTAAATCACCCGCAAGAAGGTGTTTTTGCCCTGGATATGCTGCCGGCAGAGGAAATACATCAACAACTGGTTCAGTGGAATGCGACGCAAGCCGACTACCCGAAAGACAAATGTATTCATACATTATTCGAAGAGCAGGTTCAACGCACTCCGGATGCGGTGGCGCTCGTGTTTGAAGAAACCCGGATGAGTTACGGCGAGTTAAATGAACAAGCGAACCGGCTGGCGCACTTTTTAAGGACGCAGTACCAGATCGGCCCGGATACCTTAGTCGGCCTTTGCCTTGAGCGCTCGCCCGTGATGGTTGTCGGGATTTTGGCCATCCTGAAAGCAGGCGGCGCCTATATCCCGTTATCGCCGGCTTTGCCGCCGTCGCGCCTGCACAGCCTTGTCACGGCAGCGCAGGTGGGCCTTGTCTTGTCGGATGCAAATACGCGTGAATTGCTGCCTTCCCTTGCCGCCGATGTCGTCGCCCTGGACGCCCCTGATTTTGTACGCGACCTGCAGCGCTATGCGGCGGCGAATATTCCGGCAGCGGCGCTGGGGCTGAGTGAGCAAAACCTGGCCTATATCATTTATACCTCAGGCTCAACCGGAACCCCCAAAGGGGTAATGATAGAGCACAGGGCGTGTATCAACCATTGTTATGCGATGGTCAGCGCCCTGTCTTTACATGCCGGCGACAGCATAGCACAAACCGCCGCGTTAAGTTTTGACATTTCGGTGTGGCAAACGCTGACCATGCTGCTGGTGGGGGGGCGGACCGTCATTATCGAGGATGATACCGTCAAATCGCCGGCCGCTTTACTCGCCGCCGTCGACCGGCACCAGGTGTCTGTTTTGCAAATCGTCCCCGCCCTGATGAACCTGGTGCTGGACGAGTGCAGCGGGGAAACACGGCAGCTGAAGTCCCTCAAAGTCATGTCGGTGACCGGCGAAGCGTGCCCGGTCAGCCTGCAGCAAAGGTGGGAGGCGGCCTTTGGCCATATCCCGCTACTCAATGCCTATGGCCCGGCAGAATGCGCCGATGACGTGTTACTTTACAGCAACAAAGCCATCGCCCATGAACACCTTGCGCTATTCTCCCGACGGGAGTCGGAAGTGCGGGGCTACTGCCGGGACTTCCCGGCGTTATTTGACAAGGCGACAGGCTCCGAGCTCTTTGACCACTCAGGCCGGCGCTACCTGGATTTATTTTCCGGCGCAGGCGCATTAAATTACGGCCATAACAACCCCGTGCTCAAGTCTTCCCTGCTCGATTATCTGAATGAAGACGGGATCACGCATTCACTCGACCTGTTTACGCGGGCCAAAGCGAGGTTTTTACAAGTTTTTGAGCAGCATATCCTGACCCCGAGAGCGCTCGACTATAAAGTCATGTTCCCCGGGCCGACCGGCACCAATGCCGTTGAAGCCTCGCTTAAGCTGGCCAGGAAAGCGACCGGCCGGAAGTGGGTCGCCCATTGTAAAAACAGCTTCCACGGGATGAGCATGGGCTCGTTATCCGTCTGCGGGGGGAGCGCCTTTAAGGACAGGGCGGGGATCCCCTTGGGTTATACCAGGGAAATCGCCTTTGTTTCCCGGGAAGACAAGTATGACGAGGATGTGGCCTTAAAGTGTCGGCAGGAGATAGAGGCGATAGAAGAGCTGCCGGCGGCCATCATACTGGAAGTCGTGCAGGCGGAAGGGGGGATCAATGTTGCGCACGGGCAGTGGCTGCAGGACTTGTTTGCCTACGCCAGACAACAAGGTATTTTGCTTATCGTCGATGATATTCAGGCGGGATGCGGACGCACGGGGCGCTTTTTCAGTTTTGAGCATTTCGGGGTGACGCCGGATTTGGTGTGCCTGTCGAAATCCATCGGCGGTTACGGTTTGCCGATGTCACTGGTGCTTATTCGTCCGGAACTGGATGTTTTTTCGCCGGCCGAGCACAATGGCACCTTCCGGGGGAACAACCATGCTTTCATTACGGGCGCGAAAGCGATAGAGTACTACTGGGGCGACGGCGGTTTTGAGCAAGAAGTTCAGGCGCGCGCCGCGTACCTCAAGCAGGGGTTGGCAGCACTCATTGCCAAATACCCGGCCTTACAGGGGCAATATAAAGGGCTGGGCATGATGCAGGGGATAGCCTGCACGCCGGCAGCCTTAGTCAGTCAAATCAAACAGCAGGCCTTTGAGCAGCAGGTGGTTATCGAGGCCGCAGGACGTCAGGATGAAGTGCTGAAGTTTCTGCCGGCACTGACGATGAGCAAAGCGCAACTGGCAGCCTGCTTAACCATCATGGACAGGGTTATCGGCCAGGTGTTGGCGCCGGCAGGCACTTCGCAGCCGATGTCGACCATGCCGATAGGCAAACCGATAGGGAATTTAAGGGTTTATGTTGTTGATGAGCACGGGCAGTTAATGCCCCGCGGCGCGGTAGGCGAGTTGTGGGTGGCCGGAGACGGCTTAGCCCGGGGTTACTTTAACCAGGCCGGGATGACGCATGAGCGGTTTGTCGAGCGGGAGATAGCCGGACGCGTTGAAAGGGTTTATAAGACGGGGGACTTAGTGCGCTGGTTGCCGGACGGCAACATGGAGTATATAGGACGCCTTGACCATCAGGTGAAAATCAGGGGTTTCCGTATCGAGCTGGGGGAGATAGAGCACCAGTTATTATCCCATGAAGCGGTGAATGATGCGGTGGTGGCGGCGCAAGTCAGTGACAGCGGTGACAAGCGGCTCGTGGCTTATGTGACGCACGATAACGCGGCGGCCATGCTTGGCGGGGATGACAAGGCGCAGGGTTTGCGCCATGGGTTTATCGATGCACTCAAAGCCGCCCTGGGAGGGTGTTTGCCTGAGTATATGGTGCCTTCATTTTTTGTGGTGCTTGAGCGGCTACCGCTTACCCGTAACGGCAAGGTTGACCGCCAGGGGCTGCCGGTGCCGGACATGTCGCAGCAGCAACAAGCCTATGTCGCCCCGTCGACAGACACGGAAAAGCTGTTGTGTGACATCTGGCAAGAGGTGTTAGGGGTTGAACAGGTAGGGATCACCGATAACTTTTTTGCATTGGGTGGACATTCCCTGTTGGCAACCAGCTTGGTCAACCAAATAAACCAAAGGTTTAATATAACATTAGCCATTAAAGACTTCTTTGAACATCAAAGTCTGGATTCCCAGTCCAGGCTGGTTGAAAACGAACTGAAGTTGGTGGAACTGATCGTTAGCCAAGATAAATATCAAGAAGTATCTGAATCAGAATTTGAGATTTAA
- a CDS encoding cyclic peptide export ABC transporter yields MRNKKSSIVSLLFNFSPKLLFISVVIGALSGALYSLIIPLAISGIEATETRPDSASALNFLNADMFSGNQGMLFFTMVGFILFTKALSVILVNNIAKSATAELKVKIVKKINTMKLDDVENLGFSRLLNILTDDVNRVAGAATAIPMVVVSTVTIIGMLGYLAFLNVIVFFVVLAAIFFGIFLFQIPVGMVQGLYQQARKLKDTIQEGIQGLVYGAFELKLDERKSKNYIKEEIIEPQEKSVKLEKIGDAIIHLAGTSSDLLSFFIIGGIVFILPAYIELPVANSFGIVMALLYIAGPVAGILGMLQQMEMGKVALKRIHELEDCEEEKYPETSTSITQWSKYSVQGISYQYDKKGLDSPFSLKPVSLSFERGQINFIVGGNGSGKSTLSKLLSLHYRSFSGKIFFDNIRLTDENICFAREKISVIYSDYFLFRKLYRQHSEADEMKVNAYLHALGLAGKTEFVDGYFTTTDLSDGQRRRLALLVALIEDKDIYIFDEWAADQDPVFKSVFYQKILPDMKKDNKLVIVITHDDRYFDCADRVIFMEDGALVDVKQVQPSKTTVHALSQREGDFILDDVTAT; encoded by the coding sequence ATGCGTAATAAGAAATCATCTATTGTCTCTTTATTATTTAATTTTTCACCGAAATTACTTTTTATTTCTGTGGTCATCGGGGCATTGTCCGGTGCACTTTACAGTTTAATCATTCCCTTGGCGATCAGTGGCATTGAGGCAACAGAGACCAGGCCGGATTCTGCGTCAGCGCTGAACTTTCTCAATGCGGACATGTTCAGCGGTAATCAGGGGATGCTTTTTTTTACCATGGTGGGTTTTATTTTATTTACCAAAGCCCTGTCCGTTATCCTTGTCAATAATATCGCTAAGTCGGCAACGGCCGAACTTAAGGTTAAAATCGTCAAAAAAATAAATACCATGAAACTGGATGATGTTGAAAATCTCGGTTTCTCCCGTTTGCTTAATATCTTAACAGACGATGTTAACCGCGTTGCAGGTGCCGCAACGGCTATACCTATGGTTGTCGTATCAACGGTAACCATCATAGGTATGCTTGGCTATTTGGCTTTTTTAAATGTTATTGTCTTTTTTGTTGTCCTGGCGGCAATTTTCTTTGGCATTTTTCTTTTTCAAATACCTGTCGGCATGGTCCAGGGGTTGTACCAGCAGGCGAGAAAACTCAAAGATACCATCCAGGAGGGCATACAGGGGCTTGTTTATGGTGCGTTTGAATTAAAGCTTGATGAACGGAAGTCAAAAAACTATATCAAAGAAGAAATTATTGAGCCTCAGGAAAAGTCGGTAAAACTGGAAAAAATAGGCGACGCCATTATTCACCTGGCGGGCACCTCAAGCGACCTGTTGTCTTTCTTTATCATCGGAGGCATTGTTTTTATATTGCCTGCCTATATTGAACTGCCGGTTGCCAACAGCTTTGGTATTGTTATGGCCCTGTTATATATAGCCGGGCCTGTCGCCGGCATATTAGGCATGTTGCAGCAAATGGAAATGGGAAAGGTTGCATTAAAACGTATACATGAACTTGAAGACTGCGAAGAAGAAAAATATCCGGAAACGTCGACCTCAATAACACAATGGTCAAAATACTCTGTTCAGGGGATCAGTTATCAATATGATAAAAAGGGGCTTGATAGCCCGTTTTCTTTAAAGCCTGTCAGCCTTTCTTTTGAACGGGGGCAAATCAATTTTATCGTGGGCGGCAACGGCTCCGGCAAATCTACGCTGAGTAAACTGCTTTCTTTGCACTACCGCAGCTTTTCGGGAAAGATATTTTTTGACAATATCCGGCTAACGGATGAAAACATTTGTTTTGCAAGAGAAAAAATTTCAGTTATTTATTCTGATTACTTTTTGTTCAGAAAGTTATACCGGCAACATTCCGAAGCTGATGAAATGAAGGTTAATGCTTATCTTCATGCGCTTGGTCTAGCCGGTAAGACCGAGTTTGTTGACGGTTATTTTACCACAACGGATCTATCTGACGGGCAACGCCGCCGTTTAGCGCTTTTGGTAGCCTTGATTGAAGATAAGGATATCTATATTTTCGATGAATGGGCTGCCGATCAGGATCCTGTATTTAAAAGCGTTTTTTATCAAAAGATTCTCCCTGATATGAAAAAAGACAATAAATTGGTGATCGTTATTACCCATGATGACCGCTACTTCGATTGTGCCGATCGTGTTATCTTTATGGAAGACGGCGCCCTTGTCGACGTCAAGCAGGTTCAGCCTTCAAAAACGACCGTCCATGCTCTTTCGCAAAGGGAAGGGGATTTTATTTTGGATGATGTAACTGCTACTTGA